The window ggtcggcgtgaagtagtcttatacagctgcgtttcgtccgatgagtgagagagccggttgccctttcccttttcccacccgtTCCTCTCCCTCTGTCCCAAATAAGcgtggcaacgcatccgcgaAATTTTTTGCGTACGTTCATGGGTGACGGTGCTACCTCCAttaggtaggccgtctgctcgtttgccccctttgacatggaaaaaaaaactattggtattaaagtgaaaaattttcattgatttCAGCTTTAGGCACTGGAAGATCAAAGAAGGAGGCCAAACATTCAGCCGCAAAGGCTTTGTTGGATAAACTTACTGGCGCTACACCAGCCGATCAGCCCACCAATGGAACAGTCCCGGaaacgtaaatatatttccctaaataatttcataaaacaatgttttttacaAGAAGGATGTTTACTTGTTGAATCTTTAAAGAACTcatactgttttaatttactttaattcaaaatattaattgtaacttaTATCTAACTTTTAGAAGTACTGTGGTGTCGTCCTTTGAAGATAAATTAATGGGCAACCCTGTGGGATGGCTTCAGGAACTTTGTATGTCTCGTTTTTGGCCACCGCCTTCCTACCACGCTGAGAATGATGATAATGTTGCCAGACGTAagcacttatttttatttatatatattttatatcatatagcTTTGATAATGATTCCTACCAGTAATTTTCATCTGATTGTTCTATTTTAtactcaaataaaatgttttgttataattttttttttctaataggCTGAATATGAAAGATcgttaactatttataataatattttatttaatttatttgatgtattttgtcaatatttcaGGTCTGCCACACGAGCGCCAGTTCACTATAATATGTACTCTGCTTAAACGTCGTGAAGTAGGTACGGGGAAATCAAAGAAACTTGCCAAACGTCAAGCGGCTTACAAAATGTGGCAAGCATTGCAGGATAATCCACCAGAAGTTTTTCAACCAGAGGAAGAGGTATTACCTAACGTAGATTTCtcattaaattcaaacaaagcataaaatgaaatatcaatgaaaaatCAATGCAAAGTACTCATTCGCTTGGCACTTTCTCAACttgaattaagatttttttatttttgctttgtatacatatacattgtGAAGCTGATATTCAACACTAGTTGATATTTAGCAaacataatgtaaatattgaaactCATTTGTCACTAAAATACTGAGTTGTGTTCCTGAAAGGTCGCACACTTGGCCAGGTGTTTTACTATCTTTCCGTCGGATTGTCGTGGGTGTTAATATTTCATCAggtcttaattatatttaaatatttggctTTTACCTTTTTgacttacaaatttattaatgcttATCTGagtaaatctatttttttttttttttggtaatttaaataaaaaaaaaataatgttattgacaatcaatagaatatgcagacaatttttcttaataagaatttaatttattgaataggtactataatctttttttttgtcaaaaatatacttttaaattacgaAAAAATCCATTCAAATGAAATCCGTACTTTTTGAGGCAATCGTGGACTTTTACATTGgtaaaaactaaactaataaGAATGACAAACCGATAGACAATCTCGCCCTACcctaaacacaaaataaaaaatccaattCGACATCAGATAAATATATGCTAgtgtgtaatataattatttttctaggGCGGTGTAGCGGCGAGATATGCCGATTTGAAAGATAGTAAAATAACAACACTCACAACCAGCCATAGCCACAAAGTGTCGCAGTTCCACAAACATCTCAAACAGTCTGTGGGACCCAACCTGGTCAAGTTGCAGGTATGTTTGATGTTGGTGTTTATATGCATGAGTCGAGTGATGCTTTATAATGAATACACATGACTAATGTATGTTTGgctgctttttttttttattatactactaTAGCTGccatgaatattttgtttaagtcattgtatttatttttaccaaaaatagGTTCTATGCATTTAGAATGTATGTGTTATATTTGTTGCTGATTATGATTCCAGTAATCATGTTgttgtattgaaaaatatgtgaTGCATAGGAATTAAAGTGTGTCCtacctttttttatactataacataaataatgtttattataacttgaaaatattattaagatgcATTACTGCACTACCAAAGAATCATTTGAATGTTACCTGTAATATAGAGTAATTTgaatgttaaatgttttttttccagGTAACACCGCTCAACAACAAGGATTTCAATTTTGTTCAGTTCTTACAAGAAATTGCATCGGAGCAGTCCTTTGAAGTGACATATGTTGATATAGAAGAGAAGACTATGACAGGTCGCTCCCAGTGTTTGGTACAGTTGTCAACTTTACCAGTGGCTGTCTGTTATGGCTCAGGTTTAACGAGCAAGGACGCTCAGTCATCTGCAGCTCAGAACGCCCTGGAATATCTCAAAATTATGACCAAGAAGTGATAATATCAAGTCGCGCGACATCAATTGATCCTAGCCAACCTATGCATGTTATATATGGCCACTACGATTTctcattttacattttatattcagaaatTTTAGTCACAGCATAGAATGTCATAGGTAGGGTTGATGTCGCTAGGTTTTGAGTGTTTATTACCACTATCCATATTGACGGCAGTTCCGCCTGTGCAGTTTCACTTCGGGCTATGATGTATAACTGGCATATTTGCAgtatacaatacatatat of the Danaus plexippus chromosome 13 unlocalized genomic scaffold, MEX_DaPlex mxdp_15, whole genome shotgun sequence genome contains:
- the LOC116770018 gene encoding interferon-inducible double-stranded RNA-dependent protein kinase activator A homolog isoform X1, yielding MFIILNQMDGGVVHPHPGVVHGGVPVIHGMPVHAGPDSEHAPHPRRRYPNRPKPINNLERLPLDEAAKREMESLPMKTPVSVLQELLARRGTVPKYELVQIEGMIHEPTFRYRVTVADLVALGTGRSKKEAKHSAAKALLDKLTGATPADQPTNGTVPETSTVVSSFEDKLMGNPVGWLQELCMSRFWPPPSYHAENDDNVARRLPHERQFTIICTLLKRREVGTGKSKKLAKRQAAYKMWQALQDNPPEVFQPEEEGGVAARYADLKDSKITTLTTSHSHKVSQFHKHLKQSVGPNLVKLQVTPLNNKDFNFVQFLQEIASEQSFEVTYVDIEEKTMTGRSQCLVQLSTLPVAVCYGSGLTSKDAQSSAAQNALEYLKIMTKK
- the LOC116770018 gene encoding interferon-inducible double-stranded RNA-dependent protein kinase activator A homolog isoform X2 gives rise to the protein MMDGGVVHPHPGVVHGGVPVIHGMPVHAGPDSEHAPHPRRRYPNRPKPINNLERLPLDEAAKREMESLPMKTPVSVLQELLARRGTVPKYELVQIEGMIHEPTFRYRVTVADLVALGTGRSKKEAKHSAAKALLDKLTGATPADQPTNGTVPETSTVVSSFEDKLMGNPVGWLQELCMSRFWPPPSYHAENDDNVARRLPHERQFTIICTLLKRREVGTGKSKKLAKRQAAYKMWQALQDNPPEVFQPEEEGGVAARYADLKDSKITTLTTSHSHKVSQFHKHLKQSVGPNLVKLQVTPLNNKDFNFVQFLQEIASEQSFEVTYVDIEEKTMTGRSQCLVQLSTLPVAVCYGSGLTSKDAQSSAAQNALEYLKIMTKK
- the LOC116770018 gene encoding interferon-inducible double-stranded RNA-dependent protein kinase activator A homolog isoform X3; translated protein: MFIILNQMDGGVVHPHPGVVHGGVPVIHGMPVHAGPDSEHAPHPRRRYPNRPKPINNLERLPLDEAAKREMESLPMKTPVSVLQELLARRGTVPKYELVQIEGMIHEPTFRYRVTVADLVALGTGRSKKEAKHSAAKALLDKLTGATPADQPTNGTVPETSTVVSSFEDKLMGNPVGWLQELCMSRFWPPPSYHAENDDNVARRLPHERQFTIICTLLKRREVGTGKSKKLAKRQAAYKMWQALQDNPPEVFQPEEEVTPLNNKDFNFVQFLQEIASEQSFEVTYVDIEEKTMTGRSQCLVQLSTLPVAVCYGSGLTSKDAQSSAAQNALEYLKIMTKK